The nucleotide window CTGTTCGAGCGGCTGGCCTTCATGGCCCGGCGGCAGCGATGATCCGCGAACTGCGCCCCGAGGACCGCGCGCCCTGGCAACGCCTCTATGAGGGGTACCAGGCCTTCTATGGCTTCCACGACCGGCCGGCCGCATTCTACGACAAGGCCTTCGCCCGGCTGGTCTCGGGCGATGCGCGCGACTTTCACGGGCTGGTCTGGGACGAGGGCGGCCGGCTGCTGGGGCTGACGCATTACGTCTTTCACCCGAATCTTTGGCGCGACGAGGGGGTCTGCTATCTGCAGGACCTGTTCACCGCGCCCGAGGCGCGCGGCCGCGGCGTGGCGCGGGGGCTGATCGAGGCCGTCTATGCCGCCGCCGACCGGGCCGGCGTGCCCGCGGTCTATTGGCTGACGGCCGAGGACAACTATCCGGGGCGGATGCTTTACGACCGGGTGGCGGCGAAATCGCCGTTCATCCGCTACAACCGCAAGCTCTGAAACGGAGAAGGGCGGCCCAGGGCCGCCCTCTCGCATCACCGTCCCAAGTGATCAGCGCATGCCGGTGGCCTTCAGCAAGCCCTTCTTCTTGGCCTCGTAGTAATAGCCGCGCGCATACCATTTGACGGCGGCGTCCTTGTTGCCATCGGCGACCATATAGGCGCCGCGCAGGTATTTGACCCCATATTTGAGGTTGGTCTCGGCATCCAGAAGCCCCTGGGCGCTGCCCTGGTAGCCCATGCCGCGCGCCGTGGCCGGCAGGATCTGCATCAGCCCGTAATAGGGGCCGTTGCGGGCGCCGGGGCGATGGCGCGATTCGCGGATGATGACGCGATGCACCAGATCGGTCGGCACATCGTATTCGGCGGCGTATTTGTTGATCAGCCGCCGCAGTTCCGGGGTCTCGTTCGCGTGCAGGCCAACGGTCTCGGCGGCCGAGGCGCGCGGTTCAACCAGATAGCGGCGGTCGGGGTCAACCCGGTTATCGCCGCAGGCGCTGACGGCCAGCACACCGCTCAGCACCAACAGACCGATCATGGATTTCATGGCTGCCCTCGTGTTTTCATTGACCAAGGGATTAGCCACAGCCGCGAGAGTCGGGGAATTCAAAAGAAACGGCCGCCCCGGTCGGGACGGCCTGTCGGCGGAATTTCGCCGTAAGGTTGCGGCGGTTTCGGTGGCAATCCGCCGATATCGCCCGATCAGGCGTGGATCGCGCCGTCTCCGCAGGCCAGCGCCGCCTCGCGCACCGCTTCCGAGCAGGTCGGATGCGCGTGGCAGGTCAGGGCGATGTCCTGGGCCGAGGCGCCGAATTCCATCGCCACGCAGACCTCGTGGATCATTTCGCCGGCATTCGGGCCGATGATGTGGCAGCCCAGCACGCGGTCGGTCTCGGCATCGGCGATCAGCTTGACGAAACCGTCGGCCTGGAACAGCGCCTTGGCCCGGGCATTGCCCATGAAGGGGAACTTGCCGATCCTGACCTTGCGGCCGCCTTCCTTCGCCGCTTCCTCGGTCAAGCCGACCGAGGCGACCTCGGGCGTGGTGTAGATCACGCCGGGGATCACGTCGTAATTCACATGGCCATGCTTGCCGGCGATGACCTCGGCGACCGCCATGCCCTCGTCCTCGGCCTTGTGGGCCAGCATCGGGCCGGGCACCGCGTCGCCGATGGCATGGATGCCCGCCACATTGGTCTGCCAATGGCTGTCCACCTTGACGAAGCCGCGATCGGTCAGCGCCACCCCCAGCGTGTCGAGGCCCAGCCCGGCGAGATAGGGGCGGCGGCCGGTGGCGACCAGCACCGTCTCGGCCTCGATGGCATGTTCGCTGTCATCCTTGCGCAGCTTGTAGCTGACCTTGGCCTTGTTCCCCTCGACCGTGGCGCCCTGCACGGCGGCGCCGAGGACGAATTTCAGCCCCTGTTTCGCCAGGATCTTCTGGAACTGCTTCTGCACCTCGGCGTCCATGCCGGGGGTGATGGCGTCCAGGTATTCGACCACCGTCACCTGGGCGCCCAGCCGGGCATAGACCGAGCCCAGCTCCAGCCCGATCACGCCGGCGCCGATCACCACCATCGACTTGGGGATCTTCGGCAGCGCCAGCGCCCCGGTGGAATCGACCACCACGCCCGCCGCGTTGTCGACCTCGACCCCTTTCAGGCTGGCCGGCTCCGAGCCGGTGGCGATGACGATCTTTTTCGTCTCGTGGGTGGTGTCGCCGACCTTGACCTTGCCCGGCGCCTCGATGCTGGCCCAGCCCTTCAGCCAGTCGATCTTGTTCTTCTTGAACAGGAATTCGATGCCCTTGGTGTTGCCGCCGACCGTCTCGGCCTTGTAGCCCTGCATCTTTTGCCAGTCGACCTGCGGCGCGGCGCCGATCAGGCCCATCTTCTCGAAGTTCTCATGTGCCTCGTGCAGCATGTGGCTGGCATGCAGCAGCGCCTTCGAGGGGATGCAGCCGACGTTCAGGCAGGTTCCGCCCAGCGTCTCGCGGCCCTCGACGCAGGCGACCTTCAGGCCCAGCTGGGCGGCGCGGATCGCGCAGACATAGCCGCCGGGGCCGGCGCCGATCACGATCAGGTCATAGGTGGACATTCAGGACTCCTTGCATCAGCCGGTGCCGCTTGCGCCGGCGCGGTTCAGGTAAACAGGCTGGTGACGATCATCACCAGGGTGGCGAGAAATCCGACCGCCCAGATCAGCGAGCGCCAGGGCGACCAGCCAAGCGCATAGGCGGGGACATAGAGGATGCGCGCCAGCAGATAGAGCCAGGCGCAAAGCGTGGTCAGCGGGCTGCCGGCATCGGACAGCACCACCAGCACCACGGCGATGGTGAACAGGACCAGCCCCTCGAAATGGTTGTCCACCGCGCGGCGCAGCCGGCCGGTCAGGGCCGAGAATTCCGGCTGCCGGTCGCGCGGGCTGGCATTCCATTTCGCGCCCACGTCGCGGTTCATCGAGGCTGCGGCAAGGCCGATCTGCATGGCCTGCAGCAAGGCGGCCAGGGCCAGGGCGGTGGTCTCGGCGGCCATCAGGCGGTCTCGACGAAGTGGAACTCGGTGGCCGAAACGCCGGCCTGGCTGTTGAAGACCCCGGCCGCGCCCTCAAGATAGGCCCTGGCGGCCACGGCGTCACCGACCTGGAACAGCGCCCAGGCGCTCTGGTCGCTCTCGCGCCAAAGCTGCAACAGCGACAGGCCGTTATTGCCGCGATCCTCGGCATCCGCGTCGAAGGCGGTCTTGAAGGCGGCATAGCCGGCGACGGTGTAATGGGCGATCAACTGGGTCATGGGACAATCCTCCGTTGCGGCCCGGCTTCCCGTCAGGATGAGCGGCAAGGCGGCCCCGTGCGGGACAACGGAACAGGCCGGAAAGAGTTGCGCGAGACACGCATGGCGCGGATGCGCGCCCCGAGCGGGCCGGGGCGCGGCCGAAGCCGCACCCCGATGCGATCACAGATCCATCAGCAGCCGGCGCGGATCCTCCAGCGCCTCCTTGACGCGGACCAGGAAGGTCACGGCGCCCTTGCCGTCCACGATGCGGTGGTCGTAGCTCAGCGCCAGATACATCATCGGCCGGATGACGATCTGGCCGTCGACGACGACCGGCCGCTCCTGGATCTTGTGCATGCCCAGGATGCCCGATTGCGGCGGGTTCAGGATCGGCGAGGACATCAGCGAGCCATAGACGCCGCCGTTCGAGATGGTGAAGGTGCCGCCCTGCATCTCGGCCATGGTCAGCTTGCCGTCGCGGGCGCGCAGGCCCAGTTCGGCGATTTCCTTCTCGATCTGGGCGAAGCTCTTCTGATCGGCATCGCGCACCACCGGAACCACCAGACCGTTCGGCGTGCCCACGGCCACGCCCATATGGACGAAATGCTTGTAGACCACGTCGCTGCCGTCGATCTCGGCATTGACCTCGGGCACTTCCTTCAGGGCGTGGCAGCAGGCCTTCACGAAGAAGGACATGAAGCCCAGCTTGACCTTGTGCTTCTTCTCGAACTGGTCCTTGTAGGTGTTGCGCAGGTCCATGATGCCCTTCATGTCCACCTCGTTATAGGTGGTCAGCATCGCGGCGGTGTTCTGCGCGTCCTTCAGCCGGCGGGCGATGGTGGCGCGCAGGCGGGTCATCTTGACCCGCTCCTCGCGCGCCGCGTCATCGGCCGAGCTGGGCGCGCGCGGCGCCTGGGCCGGTGCCGGGGCGGGCGAGGCGGCGGCGGGCGCCGCGGCGGCGCGGGCCACGTCCTCTTTCATCACCCTGCCGTCGCGGCCGGTGCCGGTGACGGCATCGCGGGAAATCCCGGCCTCGGCCATGGCTTTCTTGGCCGCGGGCGCGTCCTCGACATCCTTGCGCTCTTTCGGCGTCTCCGGGCCGGCGCCGGGCGATTGCACGGCGGCCGCGGCGGCGGCAGGGGCCTCGGCCTTGGCCGCGGTTGCAGCGCCGGCCGCGCCTTCGGTGACGATGGCCAGCCGGGCGCTGGCCTCGACCGTCGCGCCCTCGGGGGCAAGGATCTCGGCCAGCACGCCGGCGGCGGGGCTAGGCACCTCGACCGAGACCTTGTCGGTTTCCAGCTCGCACAGCATCTCGTCCTGGGCGACCGTGTCGCCGACCTTCTTGAACCAGGTCGCCACCGTGGCCTCGGTCACGCTTTCGCCCAGGGTGGGCACCATCACGTCGACGGATTTTCCGCTCATCTTCTTCTGTCCTTCCTGGGCTTTCGTGCCCGCATCTGCCTTGGGCAACATTTCCTCGGGGCCCGCATCGCCCTCTTCCATGATCTGCGCGAGCAGGGCGTTGGGCGCGACCACCGCGCCCTCGGGGGCGACGATCTCGGCCAGCTTGCCGGCGACGGGCGAGGGCACCTCGACCGTCACCTTGTCGGTTTCCAGCTCGCACAGCATCTCATCGATGGCGACGCGGTCGCCCGGCTTCTTGAACCAGGTGGCCACGGTCGCCTCGGATACCGATTCCCCAAGCGCGGGGACGCGTAGTTCCACGGCCATCTCAGGCACCGATCGTGATGGCTTCGGTCACCAGCGCCTCCTGCTCGGCCTTGTGGCGCGAGGCGAGGCCCGTCGCCGGCGAGGCGGCGGCGGCGCGGCCGACATAGCGGGCGCGGCCGTGCTTGGCGCCGATGCGCGACAGCACCCATTCGATGTTCGGCTCGACGAAGGTCCAGCCGCCCATGTTCTTGGGTTCTTCCTGGCACCAGACGATCTCGGCATCCTTGAAGCGCTCCAGCTCCTTCGACATCGCCTGGGCCGGGAACGGGTAGAACTGCTCCAGGCGCATCAGGTAGACATCGTCGGTCCCGGCGGCATCGCGCGCCTGCAGCAGGTCGTAATAGACCTTGCCCGAGCAGATCACCACGCGGCGGATCTCATTGTCGGGCTTCAGCGCCAGCTGCGAATTGCCGCGTTCGGCATCGTCCCACAGCACGCGGTGGAAGCTCGATCCGGTGGTGAAGTCCTCGGTCGTCGAGATCGCCAGCGGATGGCGCAGCAGCGATTTCGGCGTCATCAGGATCAGCGGCTTGCGGAACGGCCGCTTGAGCTGGCGGCGCAGGATGTGGAAATAGTTCGCCGGGGTCGTGCAGTTCGCCACGATCCAGTTGTCCTCGGCGCACATCTGCAGCCAGCGCTCCAGCCGGGCCGAGCTGTGCTCGGGGCCCTGGCCCTCGTAGCCATGCGGCATCAGCACCACCAGGCCCGACATGCGCAGCCATTTCTTCTCGCCCGAGTTGATGAACTGGTCGAAC belongs to Paracoccus sp. TOH and includes:
- a CDS encoding MAPEG family protein, which translates into the protein MAAETTALALAALLQAMQIGLAAASMNRDVGAKWNASPRDRQPEFSALTGRLRRAVDNHFEGLVLFTIAVVLVVLSDAGSPLTTLCAWLYLLARILYVPAYALGWSPWRSLIWAVGFLATLVMIVTSLFT
- a CDS encoding GNAT family N-acetyltransferase is translated as MIRELRPEDRAPWQRLYEGYQAFYGFHDRPAAFYDKAFARLVSGDARDFHGLVWDEGGRLLGLTHYVFHPNLWRDEGVCYLQDLFTAPEARGRGVARGLIEAVYAAADRAGVPAVYWLTAEDNYPGRMLYDRVAAKSPFIRYNRKL
- the odhB gene encoding 2-oxoglutarate dehydrogenase complex dihydrolipoyllysine-residue succinyltransferase; protein product: MAVELRVPALGESVSEATVATWFKKPGDRVAIDEMLCELETDKVTVEVPSPVAGKLAEIVAPEGAVVAPNALLAQIMEEGDAGPEEMLPKADAGTKAQEGQKKMSGKSVDVMVPTLGESVTEATVATWFKKVGDTVAQDEMLCELETDKVSVEVPSPAAGVLAEILAPEGATVEASARLAIVTEGAAGAATAAKAEAPAAAAAAVQSPGAGPETPKERKDVEDAPAAKKAMAEAGISRDAVTGTGRDGRVMKEDVARAAAAPAAASPAPAPAQAPRAPSSADDAAREERVKMTRLRATIARRLKDAQNTAAMLTTYNEVDMKGIMDLRNTYKDQFEKKHKVKLGFMSFFVKACCHALKEVPEVNAEIDGSDVVYKHFVHMGVAVGTPNGLVVPVVRDADQKSFAQIEKEIAELGLRARDGKLTMAEMQGGTFTISNGGVYGSLMSSPILNPPQSGILGMHKIQERPVVVDGQIVIRPMMYLALSYDHRIVDGKGAVTFLVRVKEALEDPRRLLMDL
- a CDS encoding lytic transglycosylase domain-containing protein; amino-acid sequence: MKSMIGLLVLSGVLAVSACGDNRVDPDRRYLVEPRASAAETVGLHANETPELRRLINKYAAEYDVPTDLVHRVIIRESRHRPGARNGPYYGLMQILPATARGMGYQGSAQGLLDAETNLKYGVKYLRGAYMVADGNKDAAVKWYARGYYYEAKKKGLLKATGMR
- the lpdA gene encoding dihydrolipoyl dehydrogenase; translation: MSTYDLIVIGAGPGGYVCAIRAAQLGLKVACVEGRETLGGTCLNVGCIPSKALLHASHMLHEAHENFEKMGLIGAAPQVDWQKMQGYKAETVGGNTKGIEFLFKKNKIDWLKGWASIEAPGKVKVGDTTHETKKIVIATGSEPASLKGVEVDNAAGVVVDSTGALALPKIPKSMVVIGAGVIGLELGSVYARLGAQVTVVEYLDAITPGMDAEVQKQFQKILAKQGLKFVLGAAVQGATVEGNKAKVSYKLRKDDSEHAIEAETVLVATGRRPYLAGLGLDTLGVALTDRGFVKVDSHWQTNVAGIHAIGDAVPGPMLAHKAEDEGMAVAEVIAGKHGHVNYDVIPGVIYTTPEVASVGLTEEAAKEGGRKVRIGKFPFMGNARAKALFQADGFVKLIADAETDRVLGCHIIGPNAGEMIHEVCVAMEFGASAQDIALTCHAHPTCSEAVREAALACGDGAIHA